A genomic region of Exiguobacterium sp. Helios contains the following coding sequences:
- the upp gene encoding uracil phosphoribosyltransferase has product MSKVHVFDHPLIQHKMTIMRKVETGTKQFRELVDEVASLMAYELTRDLPLTDVEIETPVTKTTQKMIEGKKLGIVPILRAGLGMVDGMLRMMPNVKVGHIGLYRDPETLEPTEYYLKLPTDVAERDFVVVDPMLATGGSAADAISSLKKQGAQSIKLACLCAAPEGVKRIQEEHPDVDIYLAALDEKLNDHGYIVPGLGDAGDRLFGTK; this is encoded by the coding sequence ATGAGTAAAGTACATGTATTTGATCACCCATTGATTCAGCACAAGATGACGATCATGCGTAAAGTCGAAACAGGAACGAAACAATTCCGGGAGCTTGTCGACGAAGTGGCTTCATTGATGGCATATGAACTCACGCGTGATCTTCCACTTACTGACGTTGAAATCGAGACACCGGTCACGAAAACGACGCAAAAAATGATCGAGGGTAAGAAACTGGGAATCGTTCCGATTCTTCGTGCAGGTCTTGGGATGGTGGACGGCATGCTTCGCATGATGCCGAACGTCAAAGTAGGACATATCGGTCTTTACCGTGATCCGGAAACACTTGAGCCGACGGAATACTATCTCAAATTACCGACAGACGTCGCAGAACGTGATTTCGTCGTCGTCGATCCAATGCTTGCGACCGGCGGTTCTGCTGCTGACGCAATCTCCTCTTTGAAAAAACAGGGTGCACAAAGCATTAAGCTGGCTTGCCTCTGTGCGGCACCTGAAGGCGTCAAACGCATTCAGGAAGAACATCCGGATGTCGACATTTATCTCGCGGCACTCGATGAGAAATTGAATGACCATGGTTACATCGTTCCTGGACTCGGGGATGCGGGTGACCGTCTGTTTGGTACGAAATAA
- a CDS encoding ABC transporter ATP-binding protein, translated as MIKLTDVEQTYGAMKVLQHVSFEAREGELIALVGPSGSGKSTLLQLLGLLQTPSAGLIQFDGSPLGDTSDEGRRRMRLEAIGFIFQESHLVPFLTAAEQLELVAEEAGRTIDAAAQLEVFGLRERRHHLPHALSGGERQRVAIARALVNDPRLVLADEPTASLDYTNARQVMELLQRQAHEHGKTVIVITHDERMLTYCDRVLRMEDGQIQEIN; from the coding sequence ATGATTAAGCTGACAGATGTCGAACAAACATATGGTGCGATGAAGGTGTTGCAACACGTCTCGTTCGAAGCCCGGGAAGGAGAATTAATTGCGCTTGTCGGACCGAGCGGCAGCGGGAAAAGTACGTTACTCCAATTGCTGGGTCTGTTGCAGACACCATCCGCCGGTCTGATTCAATTTGATGGAAGTCCGCTTGGAGATACGTCGGATGAAGGACGGCGCCGGATGCGTCTTGAGGCAATCGGCTTTATTTTTCAGGAATCCCATCTTGTACCCTTCTTAACAGCAGCGGAACAACTGGAGCTCGTTGCGGAAGAAGCCGGACGAACGATTGATGCAGCAGCTCAGCTGGAAGTGTTCGGATTACGTGAGAGACGTCATCACTTGCCGCACGCTTTATCCGGCGGAGAACGGCAACGGGTGGCGATTGCCCGGGCGCTTGTCAATGATCCGCGTCTCGTTTTGGCGGATGAACCGACGGCGAGTCTTGATTATACGAATGCCCGACAGGTGATGGAGTTGTTGCAGCGACAGGCACATGAGCACGGCAAGACGGTCATCGTCATCACCCATGACGAACGGATGCTGACGTATTGTGACCGTGTCTTACGGATGGAAGATGGACAGATTCAAGAAATCAATTAA
- a CDS encoding ABC transporter permease has protein sequence MKMGWRELIRMRQRFFLMAIVTTLIVLLILMISGLADGLAYDNGAVVRNLPIEQVALSKDAEGQLTRSFLERTDQPVATEALGVQNMVLEKKNGTKEDVTVFASPSDTRYGPQQLADLKDGQVLVDRQYAEQSGTKVGDSVTDFRTKQTFEIVGTVNDGRYSHAPVVWMTISTWDAWQKKMDSSYVSAFISRDSIKTKLATYTKQQIVEQVPGYAAEQNSFQMMRLALIIIGSLILTAFFYILTMQKMKQLGILKAIGIRTRTIGQGLVLQVFLLTVVSFSVSLLLTWTVGQLLPDDLPFRFEWTTSLLYGGLIILMALLGGLIPLRALRKLEPADAIGGMTG, from the coding sequence ATGAAGATGGGATGGCGTGAATTGATTCGGATGCGACAACGCTTCTTCTTGATGGCAATCGTGACGACGTTGATCGTCTTGTTGATTTTAATGATTTCCGGACTGGCCGACGGACTGGCTTATGACAATGGAGCGGTTGTCCGCAACTTGCCGATCGAGCAGGTTGCCTTGAGTAAAGATGCGGAAGGGCAGCTGACACGATCCTTTTTGGAACGGACGGATCAACCGGTGGCGACGGAAGCATTAGGTGTGCAAAACATGGTGCTTGAAAAGAAAAATGGGACAAAAGAAGATGTGACGGTGTTTGCTTCTCCGAGTGATACGCGTTACGGACCGCAGCAATTAGCGGACTTAAAGGACGGTCAAGTCCTGGTCGATCGACAGTACGCCGAACAGAGCGGCACGAAAGTCGGCGATTCGGTCACGGACTTCCGGACGAAACAGACGTTTGAAATCGTCGGTACGGTCAACGACGGACGCTACAGCCATGCACCGGTCGTCTGGATGACGATTTCGACATGGGATGCCTGGCAAAAAAAGATGGACTCGAGTTATGTCTCGGCATTCATCAGCCGGGATTCGATTAAAACAAAGCTTGCAACGTATACGAAACAGCAAATTGTCGAACAAGTGCCGGGTTACGCGGCGGAACAAAACTCGTTCCAAATGATGCGGCTCGCACTGATCATCATCGGTTCGTTGATTTTGACGGCTTTCTTTTACATCTTGACGATGCAAAAAATGAAACAACTTGGTATCTTGAAGGCAATCGGGATTCGGACGCGGACGATTGGGCAAGGACTCGTCCTACAGGTTTTCCTGCTGACGGTCGTCTCGTTTTCGGTCAGTCTGCTTTTGACTTGGACGGTCGGACAATTGTTGCCGGACGATTTACCATTCCGGTTTGAATGGACGACCAGTCTGCTGTATGGTGGACTGATTATCCTGATGGCTTTGCTGGGCGGTCTGATTCCGTTGCGTGCTTTGAGAAAACTGGAACCGGCTGATGCGATTGGAGGAATGACAGGATGA
- a CDS encoding HAMP domain-containing sensor histidine kinase yields MKSLYVKIVGLVCLVLLVSALIALLISNVLYYTVWQASYSQKVEEAVETSFAYYERHGDRRVDSFYEMLSATGFQLYVVSESGQVKRYGNPFRNETIAPAVIQSVQEGQVYQGMRDYPFHLFLLGLFDNEVINTYGTSLETDTGTDAVFIRPDLSRQIRELHLFVGAFLALLILLSFLLLVFSIRYLVRPIKRLTTATERMTKGDYSISVATTGQDEIGELSRRFDEMAQAVAKSDAERKAFVANVSHEFQSPLTTIRGYAGQLDRSARPEDRLKLRTIGQEATRMAELTRQLLTLARLDEGRPLRRQPIQLIQSIQATLETLRYQLDERGVAVALDASDDPVIRADELALEQIFQNLIRNALHVSAEGDLITIQVDTQADSVIVQIKDQGPGMTEQVIAHAFERFYQGDASRGTSGTGLGLAIVKETMDQLDGQIQIESIPDTGTTIVLTFVSQD; encoded by the coding sequence ATGAAATCGTTGTATGTGAAAATTGTCGGGCTCGTCTGTCTGGTTCTGCTCGTCTCCGCATTGATTGCCTTATTGATCAGTAATGTCTTGTATTACACCGTGTGGCAAGCTTCTTACAGTCAGAAGGTAGAAGAGGCGGTCGAGACATCGTTCGCTTATTACGAACGACACGGGGACCGGCGTGTCGATTCGTTTTACGAGATGCTCAGTGCGACCGGCTTTCAACTTTATGTCGTGTCGGAATCCGGACAGGTCAAGCGGTACGGGAATCCGTTCCGTAATGAGACAATCGCACCTGCTGTCATTCAATCAGTGCAAGAAGGACAGGTCTATCAAGGGATGCGGGACTACCCGTTCCATTTGTTCCTGCTTGGATTGTTTGATAATGAAGTCATCAATACGTACGGAACGTCCTTAGAAACGGATACGGGGACGGATGCCGTGTTCATTCGTCCGGACTTAAGCCGGCAGATTCGTGAGCTGCATCTGTTCGTCGGTGCGTTCCTGGCGTTACTCATCCTGCTCAGCTTCCTGCTGCTCGTCTTTTCGATCCGTTACCTGGTGCGTCCGATCAAACGATTAACGACGGCGACGGAACGGATGACGAAGGGGGATTACTCGATTTCGGTCGCGACGACCGGGCAAGATGAAATCGGGGAATTATCGCGACGGTTCGACGAGATGGCGCAGGCCGTTGCCAAGTCGGACGCCGAACGAAAAGCATTCGTCGCCAATGTCTCACATGAATTCCAATCACCACTGACGACAATCAGAGGATACGCCGGACAACTCGACCGGTCTGCGCGACCCGAAGACCGGTTGAAATTAAGGACAATCGGACAGGAAGCGACACGAATGGCCGAATTGACCCGTCAATTACTGACCTTGGCCCGGCTTGACGAGGGGCGTCCGCTGAGACGCCAGCCGATTCAGCTCATCCAGTCGATTCAGGCGACACTGGAGACACTTCGTTATCAGTTGGACGAACGTGGAGTGGCCGTCGCACTCGATGCATCGGATGATCCGGTGATTCGTGCAGATGAATTGGCGCTGGAACAGATTTTTCAAAATCTGATTCGAAATGCCTTACATGTCTCGGCGGAAGGCGACTTGATTACGATTCAAGTCGACACACAAGCGGATTCCGTCATCGTTCAGATCAAAGATCAAGGACCGGGCATGACGGAGCAAGTAATCGCTCATGCCTTCGAACGATTTTATCAAGGTGATGCGTCACGCGGGACGAGTGGAACCGGTCTCGGACTGGCGATCGTCAAGGAAACGATGGATCAATTGGATGGACAGATTCAAATCGAGTCGATTCCGGATACGGGAACAACGATTGTGCTGACTTTTGTAAGTCAGGACTGA
- a CDS encoding response regulator transcription factor — protein MMKILVVEDDLHIQRLVRETLEADGHQIVATADGNEAARWMDDQLFEAAVLDVMVPGRTGFELCTLLRESHEIPILMLTALGELTDKRDGFSSGADDYITKPFDPEELVFRLHAVARRYQKAVVPIIQFGEVTIDKQSQQLTIGTTRLTIPRREFELLHQLANFPGRVFSREELIEHVWGLDFMGDDRTVDVHIKRLRKRLQETDAIKIQTVRGLGYRLEATA, from the coding sequence ATGATGAAGATTTTAGTCGTGGAAGATGATCTGCATATTCAGCGACTTGTCCGGGAGACACTTGAAGCGGACGGCCATCAGATTGTCGCGACGGCGGACGGGAACGAAGCGGCCCGATGGATGGACGACCAACTGTTCGAAGCAGCCGTGCTGGACGTGATGGTGCCGGGACGAACCGGTTTTGAATTGTGTACCTTGTTGCGGGAAAGTCATGAAATTCCGATTTTGATGCTGACAGCTCTCGGAGAACTGACCGATAAACGTGACGGTTTTTCATCGGGAGCGGATGATTACATCACGAAACCCTTTGATCCGGAAGAACTGGTTTTCCGTCTGCATGCCGTTGCCCGGCGGTATCAAAAAGCCGTTGTCCCCATCATACAATTTGGTGAGGTTACGATTGATAAACAGAGCCAGCAGCTGACGATCGGAACGACCCGGTTGACGATTCCCCGCCGTGAGTTCGAATTGTTGCACCAATTGGCCAACTTTCCGGGACGGGTCTTCAGCCGGGAAGAATTGATCGAACACGTCTGGGGACTCGACTTCATGGGGGACGACCGGACGGTTGACGTCCATATCAAGCGACTGCGCAAACGACTGCAGGAGACGGACGCAATCAAAATCCAGACTGTCCGCGGTCTCGGATACCGGTTGGAGGCGACGGCATGA
- the glyA gene encoding serine hydroxymethyltransferase — MEQTPLTYLKQQDEELFSAMRKELGRQRDNIELIASENFVSQAVMEAQGSVLTNKYAEGYPGRRYYGGCEFVDLAENLARDRAKAIFGAEHVNVQPHSGAQANMAVYFTILDQGDTVLGMNLSHGGHLTHGSPVNFSGVQYNFVEYGVDPETEMIDYDVVAKLAEEHKPKLIVAGASAYPRVIDFKRFREIADSVGAYLMVDMAHIAGLVAAGLHPNPVEHAHFVTTTTHKTLRGPRGGMILCKEEHAKAIDKSIFPGIQGGPLMHVIAAKAVAFAEALAPDFKEYIEQVVANAKVLGEELTARGLRIVSGGTDNHLLLVDLQPLGITGKLAEHALDEAGITVNKNTIPFDPASPFVTSGIRIGTAAMTSRGFKEAEMKQIAELIELVLKNPEDQETLTSAHKQVLALTGRFPLYPERG, encoded by the coding sequence ATGGAACAAACACCACTAACGTATCTGAAACAGCAAGATGAGGAACTCTTTTCGGCTATGCGCAAGGAATTAGGGCGTCAACGCGATAATATCGAGTTGATTGCGTCAGAAAACTTTGTCTCACAAGCGGTCATGGAAGCTCAAGGCAGCGTGCTGACGAACAAATACGCAGAAGGTTATCCGGGTCGTCGTTATTACGGCGGTTGTGAGTTCGTCGATTTAGCGGAAAACTTGGCACGTGATCGTGCGAAGGCCATCTTTGGAGCAGAACATGTCAATGTTCAGCCGCACTCAGGTGCACAGGCCAACATGGCGGTCTACTTCACGATTCTCGATCAGGGCGACACGGTCCTCGGGATGAACCTCTCCCATGGTGGTCACCTGACACACGGTAGTCCTGTGAATTTCTCCGGTGTTCAATACAACTTCGTTGAGTACGGCGTCGATCCAGAAACAGAGATGATCGATTACGATGTCGTCGCGAAGCTTGCGGAAGAACACAAACCAAAACTGATCGTCGCGGGAGCATCGGCTTATCCGCGCGTCATCGACTTCAAACGATTCCGTGAAATCGCGGACAGTGTCGGTGCCTACTTGATGGTCGACATGGCGCACATCGCGGGACTCGTCGCGGCAGGTCTCCATCCGAATCCGGTCGAACATGCGCATTTCGTCACGACGACGACGCACAAGACACTTCGCGGACCACGCGGCGGGATGATTCTTTGTAAGGAAGAACATGCCAAAGCCATCGATAAATCGATTTTCCCGGGAATCCAAGGCGGACCGCTCATGCACGTCATCGCAGCGAAAGCCGTTGCCTTTGCGGAAGCATTAGCACCTGACTTCAAGGAGTACATCGAGCAAGTCGTGGCCAATGCGAAAGTCCTCGGCGAAGAGTTGACGGCACGTGGACTGCGGATCGTCTCTGGCGGTACCGACAACCACCTGCTTCTCGTTGATCTCCAACCGCTAGGCATCACGGGCAAGCTTGCGGAGCATGCTTTGGACGAAGCCGGCATCACGGTCAACAAAAACACGATTCCGTTTGATCCGGCGAGCCCGTTCGTTACGAGCGGAATCCGAATCGGGACGGCAGCGATGACGTCGCGTGGATTCAAAGAAGCCGAGATGAAACAAATCGCAGAGCTGATTGAACTCGTTCTGAAAAACCCGGAAGATCAAGAAACACTGACAAGTGCCCACAAGCAAGTTCTGGCATTGACAGGTCGTTTCCCGCTTTACCCGGAACGCGGTTAA
- a CDS encoding TIGR01440 family protein: MDLEQIKQDLEASLTELNERFPLKGKLLVIGCSTSEVIGKQIGKAGSPEVAEALFDVFDTFRRSHQVDLAFQGCEHINRALTLERQIVERLGLEAVTVVPVPEAGGSMASVAYQRFSAPVVVEAIQADAGIDIGDTFIGMHLKQVAIPVRLPHREIGEAHVTAAVTRPKLIGGARAKYE, encoded by the coding sequence ATGGATCTGGAACAAATCAAACAAGATCTCGAAGCGTCGTTGACGGAACTGAATGAACGATTCCCGTTAAAAGGGAAACTACTCGTCATCGGGTGTTCGACAAGCGAAGTCATCGGCAAACAAATCGGTAAGGCGGGTTCGCCCGAAGTCGCAGAAGCGTTGTTCGATGTCTTTGATACGTTCCGTCGTTCGCATCAAGTCGATCTGGCGTTTCAAGGTTGCGAACATATCAATCGTGCCTTGACGCTGGAGCGGCAAATCGTCGAACGGCTCGGACTGGAAGCGGTGACGGTCGTTCCGGTTCCGGAAGCAGGCGGTTCGATGGCGAGTGTCGCCTATCAACGTTTTTCGGCACCGGTCGTCGTCGAAGCGATCCAGGCCGATGCCGGGATTGATATCGGAGACACATTCATCGGGATGCACTTGAAGCAAGTGGCGATTCCGGTCCGTCTGCCGCACCGCGAAATCGGTGAGGCACATGTGACAGCTGCCGTCACGCGACCAAAACTAATTGGTGGCGCGCGTGCTAAATACGAATGA
- the rpiB gene encoding ribose 5-phosphate isomerase B: protein MKVAIGADHGGFKLKAELNELLQELGIDYTDFGTYSSESIDYPDVAIPVAEAVANGEFDRGILICGTGIGIGIAANKVKGIRAALVHDTFSAKATRQHNNSNILTMGERVIGPGLARDIAKIWLETEFEGGRHENRVCKISDYEVK from the coding sequence ATGAAAGTAGCAATCGGAGCAGACCATGGTGGTTTTAAGTTAAAAGCGGAACTGAATGAACTCTTACAGGAGCTCGGAATTGATTATACGGACTTCGGAACGTATTCGTCTGAATCAATCGATTATCCGGACGTCGCGATTCCGGTCGCGGAAGCGGTCGCGAACGGTGAATTCGACCGAGGGATTTTAATTTGCGGGACAGGTATCGGAATCGGTATCGCTGCGAACAAAGTCAAAGGCATCCGGGCAGCACTCGTCCATGATACGTTCAGCGCCAAAGCGACACGTCAGCATAACAACTCGAATATCTTGACGATGGGCGAACGTGTCATCGGACCGGGTCTTGCGCGTGACATCGCGAAAATCTGGCTTGAGACGGAGTTCGAAGGCGGACGTCACGAAAACCGCGTCTGCAAAATCTCAGATTATGAGGTGAAGTAA
- a CDS encoding low molecular weight protein arginine phosphatase translates to MSTRRVLFICTGNTCRSPMAMALLRSKVADQEFDVRSAGLRSMQGFDASENALQVLRERGIELEHYTQVFDDVLGRWSDIILTMTRSHKQEVGERYPELKDRTFTLYEYVTGLERDINDPYGGSMNVYRQVRNELEPLVNRLVLKLTQNGNGRKAPDNRKLPKKQPKQTGE, encoded by the coding sequence ATGAGCACACGTCGTGTATTGTTTATCTGTACAGGAAACACATGCCGCAGTCCGATGGCAATGGCATTATTACGGTCAAAAGTGGCCGATCAAGAATTTGATGTCCGTTCCGCCGGTCTGCGTTCGATGCAAGGATTCGATGCTTCTGAAAACGCATTGCAGGTTTTACGTGAGCGCGGCATTGAACTTGAACACTATACGCAAGTATTTGACGACGTCCTCGGGCGTTGGTCGGATATCATCTTGACGATGACACGCAGCCATAAACAGGAAGTCGGCGAACGGTACCCGGAACTGAAAGACCGGACGTTTACGCTGTACGAGTACGTGACCGGCCTTGAACGGGATATCAATGATCCGTACGGCGGATCGATGAACGTTTACCGCCAGGTCCGAAATGAACTCGAACCCCTCGTCAACCGTCTTGTGTTAAAATTGACGCAGAACGGAAACGGAAGAAAAGCACCGGACAACCGGAAGCTTCCGAAAAAACAACCTAAACAAACGGGGGAATAG
- a CDS encoding L-threonylcarbamoyladenylate synthase codes for MKTEMIQQKTLNEAVRLLQEGEVVAIPTETVYGLAGDATSETAVRRIFAAKGRPSDNPLIVHVASIEQAKQFVTHIPDVATQLMDTFWPGALTIILESNGRASSLVTAGLDTIGLRMPDHPLALELIEATGLGLAAPSANRSGKPSPTSSAHVAHDLSGRIAAIVDGGETGIGVESTVIDCTVNPPVILRPGGVTREQIESIIGDVSLDPALSMKDQTPKAPGMKYTHYAPEATLSVVAGDLSFLQQLIDEARQTGQKTGVILFDGEDIEADVRCFLGTTMETAAQRLYDCLRRFDQTTVDQIFVRDLSEEGVGLAVRNRLHKAAGGRIIRP; via the coding sequence GTGAAGACGGAAATGATTCAGCAGAAGACATTAAATGAAGCGGTACGACTATTACAAGAAGGTGAAGTCGTCGCGATTCCGACGGAGACGGTCTATGGTCTCGCAGGGGATGCGACGAGCGAAACGGCCGTTCGGCGAATTTTCGCCGCGAAGGGTCGACCTTCCGACAATCCGTTGATTGTCCATGTCGCATCCATCGAACAGGCAAAGCAGTTCGTCACTCATATTCCGGATGTCGCGACTCAATTGATGGATACGTTTTGGCCGGGTGCCTTGACGATCATTTTAGAATCAAACGGACGTGCATCCTCACTCGTCACCGCAGGACTGGATACGATCGGATTACGGATGCCGGACCATCCGCTGGCGCTTGAGTTAATCGAAGCGACTGGGTTAGGTCTGGCAGCACCAAGTGCCAACCGTTCCGGAAAACCTTCACCGACGTCATCTGCGCATGTCGCACATGACCTCTCGGGCCGCATCGCCGCAATCGTCGACGGCGGGGAGACCGGAATCGGTGTCGAATCGACGGTCATCGACTGTACCGTGAATCCACCGGTGATTTTACGGCCGGGTGGTGTGACGCGGGAACAGATCGAATCGATCATCGGGGACGTGTCACTTGATCCTGCCTTATCGATGAAAGACCAGACACCGAAGGCACCAGGCATGAAGTACACGCACTATGCACCGGAAGCAACGTTATCCGTTGTAGCGGGTGACCTCTCATTCCTGCAGCAACTCATCGATGAAGCACGCCAAACCGGACAAAAGACAGGCGTCATTCTCTTTGACGGAGAAGACATCGAAGCCGATGTCCGTTGTTTCCTCGGAACGACGATGGAAACAGCTGCGCAACGTCTTTACGATTGTTTACGGCGATTTGATCAGACGACAGTAGATCAGATTTTTGTACGGGATCTATCAGAAGAAGGGGTTGGGCTGGCAGTCCGAAATCGGCTCCACAAGGCAGCAGGTGGTCGGATCATTCGCCCGTAA
- the prmC gene encoding peptide chain release factor N(5)-glutamine methyltransferase: protein MRIAKRLNQAQTMLLTAGREASSAEWLLMHVLQVDRTRLLIRLSDELEPEQDLLFSEYLLAHLNGVPVQHLIGYQPFYGRDFRVSPAVLIPRPETEELIEFVTGRLQGETFKPGEIVDIGTGSGAICLTLALELKQPVTTVDISAEAIAVAKENQQMLGGEVTFLEGDLLAPLADRSVRVLVSNPPYIEEDELLSDVVFDHEPHLALFGGKDGLVFYRRLIEDSSRILRDDFRLIAFEIGHNQGDEVQMMLKKRYPTVETGILKDINGKDRIVYAERKDCPE, encoded by the coding sequence ATGCGAATCGCAAAACGTCTGAATCAGGCACAAACGATGCTCTTGACGGCAGGACGCGAGGCCTCGAGTGCCGAATGGTTACTTATGCACGTTTTACAGGTCGACCGGACCAGATTGTTGATCCGTTTGTCGGACGAACTTGAGCCGGAACAGGACCTGTTGTTCAGTGAATATTTACTGGCCCATTTAAATGGTGTCCCGGTCCAGCATTTGATCGGATACCAGCCGTTTTACGGACGCGACTTCCGCGTGTCACCCGCTGTTTTGATTCCGCGGCCGGAGACGGAAGAATTGATTGAATTCGTGACGGGACGCCTGCAAGGAGAAACATTCAAACCCGGTGAAATCGTCGATATCGGAACCGGCAGCGGAGCGATTTGTCTGACGCTTGCCCTTGAACTGAAACAACCGGTCACGACGGTCGATATTTCGGCGGAGGCGATTGCGGTTGCCAAAGAAAATCAACAGATGCTTGGCGGAGAGGTCACCTTTTTGGAAGGGGATTTGCTGGCACCGCTTGCTGACCGGTCAGTCCGGGTGTTAGTCTCGAATCCCCCTTATATTGAAGAAGATGAATTGCTCAGTGACGTCGTGTTTGACCATGAGCCCCACCTCGCGTTGTTTGGCGGGAAAGACGGACTCGTGTTCTACCGCCGCCTGATTGAAGACAGCAGTCGGATCCTGCGCGATGATTTTCGTTTGATTGCGTTCGAAATCGGACACAATCAGGGCGATGAAGTGCAAATGATGTTAAAAAAACGTTATCCAACTGTAGAAACGGGTATTTTAAAAGATATAAACGGTAAAGACCGTATCGTGTATGCGGAACGAAAGGATTGTCCAGAGTGA
- the prfA gene encoding peptide chain release factor 1, translating to MLERLSALEDRYEKLNDLLADPAIIKDTNQLREVSKEQSQLAPTVEVYRVYRDKMEAYQEARHMLTDPEMRDLAKEEVAVLEPEIKELETKLKALLLPKDPNDDKNVIVEIRGAAGGDEAALFAGDLFKMYSKFAEKQSWKIEIIDASYTELGGYKEIIFIVKGTGAYSKLKYENGAHRVQRVPSTESGGRIHTSTATVAVLPEAEDVEVEIHDKDVRVDTFTSSGPGGQSVNTTQSAVRVTHVPTGIVASCQDEKSQIKNKEKAMKVLRARVYDKIQREQQAEYDEKRKSAVGTGDRSERIRTYNFAQNRVTDHRIGLTIQKLDRILQGEMDEVIDTLVMEYQARASEAAN from the coding sequence ATGTTAGAGCGATTAAGTGCGTTGGAAGACCGTTATGAAAAATTAAATGACCTGTTGGCGGACCCCGCCATCATTAAAGATACGAATCAACTGCGTGAGGTATCGAAGGAGCAGTCCCAACTGGCACCGACCGTTGAAGTGTACCGCGTCTACCGCGATAAGATGGAAGCCTATCAGGAGGCGCGTCATATGTTGACGGACCCGGAGATGCGCGATCTCGCGAAAGAGGAAGTCGCCGTGCTCGAGCCGGAAATCAAGGAACTCGAGACGAAGCTGAAAGCTCTGCTCCTGCCGAAAGATCCGAACGACGATAAAAACGTCATCGTCGAAATCCGTGGTGCGGCAGGCGGTGATGAAGCGGCGTTATTTGCCGGCGATCTCTTTAAAATGTATTCGAAGTTCGCTGAAAAACAGAGCTGGAAAATTGAGATCATCGATGCCAGCTATACGGAGCTTGGCGGCTACAAGGAAATCATCTTCATCGTCAAAGGAACGGGTGCGTATTCGAAGCTAAAGTATGAGAACGGCGCCCACCGAGTCCAGCGTGTCCCGTCAACCGAGTCGGGCGGACGGATTCATACATCGACCGCAACCGTTGCCGTCTTGCCGGAAGCAGAAGATGTCGAAGTCGAGATTCACGACAAAGATGTCCGCGTCGATACGTTCACATCGAGCGGACCGGGCGGACAATCGGTCAACACGACCCAGTCGGCTGTCCGGGTCACGCACGTACCGACGGGAATCGTCGCCAGCTGTCAGGATGAAAAGTCACAAATTAAAAATAAAGAAAAAGCGATGAAGGTGCTGCGGGCACGTGTTTACGATAAGATTCAACGCGAGCAGCAGGCCGAGTACGATGAAAAGCGGAAATCAGCGGTCGGAACGGGTGACCGGTCAGAGCGGATCCGGACGTATAACTTTGCCCAAAACCGTGTCACTGATCACCGGATCGGTTTGACGATTCAAAAACTTGACCGGATTCTGCAAGGTGAGATGGATGAAGTCATCGATACTCTCGTCATGGAGTATCAGGCCCGGGCATCGGAGGCGGCGAACTGA
- a CDS encoding GntR family transcriptional regulator yields MFTVDPKSSLPIYEQLVAQIIRAVARGLLRSGEQMPSVRELASTLLVNPNTVSRAYQELESRNFIVTMRGKGSFISDLPIEQVKQAAIQPHVQTLCSVADELSISNADLYQLLIQTREDSSC; encoded by the coding sequence ATGTTTACGGTTGACCCTAAAAGTTCGTTGCCGATTTACGAGCAACTGGTCGCCCAAATCATCCGTGCGGTTGCCCGCGGACTTCTCCGGTCCGGTGAACAGATGCCGTCGGTCCGTGAACTGGCGAGCACGTTACTCGTCAATCCGAATACCGTTTCCCGTGCCTATCAGGAACTCGAAAGCCGTAACTTCATCGTCACGATGCGCGGCAAAGGTTCCTTTATTTCCGATTTACCGATCGAACAGGTCAAACAGGCTGCGATTCAACCACATGTGCAGACACTGTGCAGCGTAGCCGATGAATTATCGATATCCAATGCAGATCTTTATCAACTACTTATCCAAACAAGGGAGGATTCCTCATGTTGA